The DNA window AATCCCTTTATCACAGCTCTATGAGACACAGAATGTTAGACTGTGTGAATGCAATATGCAAACCTTTTGTTATTCTTCCTCTACCACGTATGACATCTGTCACTCTGGATACAAGTCCTGTGAGTGTAAGGGGTATGGAAAGAAACAttgttcttctgtctctctcagaAAAAATGAGCGGTTTGTAGTAGTCCCCAACATGAGAAGACATGATGACTGTGGCACAAATTTACAGTTAAGTGGTTTTCCAACTTCAGTGGGAACACATCAACAAACTCTTGATGGAGAAAAGCCTTATGAGTACAGGGAATATGGAAATTTGACTGTTCTGGTTCACTTTGCACACGTAGTGTGTCTCACAGTATAAGAAAATGTTACACATGGAATCTGTGTGGTAAAACTTTGAGTTCTCTTCAAAGACGTGAAAAAACTCATATTGGAAGAGAAAGTAACAAGTGTGAGCCATCTACTAAAGGGTTTAGCACTCATAGGTATCctcaaacacacaacacaaccaGTAATGAAGAGGATCTTGATGAATGCAATCAATGAGATAAAGCCTTTGTATGTTCCAGTGATcttcaaatacaaaaaagaagTAATTCTGGAGAGGAATCCTATggatgtaatcaatgtggtaaagcctttgcctATAAAAGCcttcttcaaatacataaaagaattcatactggagagaaattCTGTGGCTGTAATTACTGTGGTAAAACCTTTGCATATAAAAGTAATCTTCAATTACATGAAAGAATtaatactggagagaaaccctatggatGTAATcactgtggtaaagcctttgtatGCAAAAGTGATCTTCAAAGACATGcaagaattcatactggagagaaaccttatgaatgtaatcaatgtggtaaagcctttgcacagAACAGTTATcttcaaaaacatgaaagaagtcacagtggagagaaaccttatgaatgtagtcaatgtggtaaagcctttgcacatAACAGTCATCTTCACAGGCatgaaagaattcatactggagagaaaccctatgaatgtagtcAATGTTGTAAAGCTTTTGCATGTAACAGTAATCTTCACAGGCATGAAAGAagtcatactggagagaaaccctatgaatgtaatcaatgtggtaaagtcTTTGCATACAAATGTCATTTTCAGAGGCATGAAAGAAGTCATACTGGATAGACACCCTGTGGATATAATCAATGTAGTAGAGACATTTCATGTAACAATCAccttcaaataaatgaaagaactcAAACTGTAGAAAAACCCTATGAACGTAgtcaatgaatataaaattatattcactGTCATAAAGGAATGACTAGAGAAAAAGCCCTATGAAAGTAATGAGTGTGGTAAAGTCTTTATATGTTGCAGTAATcatcaaaaacatgaaaaaattcaTACTGATGAATATTCCCATGAACCTAATAAATGAGCTTTGCAGTCCACATACATTTTTACCCCTGAGCTATCTCATCATTTCGTGAGTAGTATTAGTAGATCTATTGTTAAAATATTGTCTCCTTTTCAAGTTGTAAAGATATTGTATTCCAAGAATATAGAAACACATGATCATTTTAatagtaaaatgtattttcaaatgaaattgaTATGTATGCTGTCATCCATTACTTTTGGATCATCTTAATTTATTCTGAGGACTAAATACTTGTTCTTAACTTTTTCCCTGAAATGAATGCCAAAGAGTTTTATCAGTGGGTAAATATGACTGCTATGAAGCTGACAACCTGCATTCACTCTCTGGAAGACCCACGTTATCCATAGAAGTTTTTCTTTGATGACTACACTTGCCttgtatgcacaccacacaccaacacatacaGAAATAAGGTCCAGAGAGTTCACTCAACAATTTAGGGCACTTATTGCCAAACTTGACTACCACAGTTTGATTTCTAGAGGACAGAGAGCTGTAAGTTGCTCTCTGGCTGGCACGTGCTCTTCATGGCACTGCTGTTTACACATAACTAACTTTAttcactgtgcagccctgactgtcctggaggtgattctgtagaccaagctgaccacaaactcaaagagatctgcctgcttctgcctcctgagtgctgggattagaggtctgTGTTACCACGACCCCATCAGTTAAAAAgtcttaaaggaagaaaatttacAATGCAAAGAAATTAACCAAAATATTGAGAACATAAGATAACACTTACCAGTTGAATATATTGGAAAATCCCAAGaagtattatttttcattaaaaaatgatgcttcctgttttgatttatattattCTTTCACTGTCTGATTCAAAGATAGATTATTTAAATAACATCACACCCATGTGTGCAGCTGCACTCTTGCAATCCCAGGACGTgagagagggaggcaggtggatctctctgaatttgaggccagtctgtccCAGATCTCAGTTCCAGGATGACCATAGTTATATCGAAAGAGACTGTCTTGAaggccccccccaaaaaaaaaaagaaagaaaaacccaaagaTAGTTGCTTTTCCAGACGACCCAGGTTCAAATTCTCAACACCCAAgtgggcacccacattcaggggggcctggttcagttttatgctggttctccagctggtAGACTGGGACCCATGAACTCCCatttgcttaggtcagctgtttcttttttttttttaaagattttatttatttattatgtatacacattttgcttccatatctgcacaccagagggcaccagatctcataacaaatggttgtaagccaccatgtggttgctgggaattgaactcaggtcctctggaagagcaggcagtgctcttaacctctgagccatctctctagccccggtcagctgtttctgtgggtttccccaatatggtcttgacccctttgctcatcactcctccctctctacaaatggattccaggagttcggttcaatgcttggctgtggatatctgcttctgtttccatcagctactgaatgaaggctctatgatggcatataaggtagtcatcaatctcattaaaggggaaggccatttaaggtagtgTCTCCACTATTTAAGGCAAGTATTTtaaaggaaggcatttaattATAGTTTCAGATTATTATTCTATTACCATCATGGTGTGGAGCATAGCAGCacccaggcagacatggtagctgaTAGTTCATCCAGATCTACATGTCGCCTGAAGAAGGAAAggcactgggcttggcttgggcccttgaaacctcaaagcctacccccagtgataTACTTGCTTCCTCAAGACCACACCTATTGCAATAACACCACACCCCTAATCCTTCTTTAGTAACTCCACTCCTTGAATtcatgactaagcattcaaacatatagGCTAATGGAGGCTATTCTCAGTCAAAGCACCACATTATCgcttttcaaaatttcatttttgtatatAGGTCACTACTCTAATCTGCGTTTCCTCCCATTCCCCAAGGTCTCTCAGTCATTAGAAACCCTTTTTCCTATTTGCCAcaaatagttatttatttatttttagaccaAGGTATCAGGTAGATGTcctaat is part of the Cricetulus griseus strain 17A/GY chromosome 5, alternate assembly CriGri-PICRH-1.0, whole genome shotgun sequence genome and encodes:
- the LOC103160503 gene encoding zinc finger protein 844-like gives rise to the protein MKRILMNAINEIKPLYVPVIFKYKKEVILERNPMDVINVVKPLPIKAFFKYIKEFILERNSVAVITVVKPLHIKVIFNYMKELILERNPMDVITVVKPLYAKVIFKDMQEFILERNLMNVINVVKPLHRTVIFKNMKEVTVERNLMNVVNVVKPLHITVIFTGMKEFILERNPMNVVNVVKLLHVTVIFTGMKEVILERNPMNVINVVKSLHTNVIFRGMKEVILDRHPVDIINVVETFHVTITFK